CTTTTCCTTGTCGTGGCCGTAACGGTCATAAATATGAGTCACCGTTCGCTCACTGTGATTGAGGATCTGCCCGATGGTGTAATTGGAAACACCCAACTCTGCCAGGCCGGTGGCAAGTGTCCTTCTCAGGTCATGCGGCGCGAACTTATCAAGGCTAAGGTTGTCCGCGCGGATCAACGCGCGGGAAAGGCTACGTGTCGTTAGGTGCTGCAGGGGCTTGTCTTCCTCCTGGACGGGGGAGGGGAAAACAAAAGGCACCCCCTTCTTCTGGCTGTTCACCACCTGAAGGGCTGGGTCGATCAGATACACCCGGTGAGGCCGCCCGCTCTTGGTCCTGTCGCCTGGAATGTTCCACCAGTCCCCGTCGATCTCTTCCCTGCGCATACCCACAACCTCACCGCTACGTTGACCGGTCAACAGAATCAACCGGAGACAGTCCTTCACCTGCTCGCTGATACGTGGTGTTTCCTCCAACTCCCGCCAAAAAATTTTAACCTCATCACTGGTCAGGTAACGTTCCTTGGACTTCTCCTTATATATGCGCTTGATCAATTGCGTGGGGTCGGCCGGAATTGCGTCACGCTCCAGACCAAAACGGAACATCCTCGACAATAAAGCCAGGGTCCGGTTGCTCATCACAGGGCCACGTTCCCCGATGTCCTCCAGTAACAGCCTGACGTCGCGCCGGGTGATATCCTTGGCCAGCCGTTTCCCCCACCTGGGCAAAACGTCCTTGCCCAAAATGCGCTCGTCCTCCATCCACGTCTTCTTGTGGACCTTCGCCCACCTGGTCATGTACTCGCCAGCAAGGTCGGCCAACGTCGGCTCACCACGCTTCTTGACCTTCTGGGCCTCCCGAGCAGCGACAGGGTGCAGACACTTCCCCAACTTCGCACGGGCCACCTGGGCCGACAGGTCGTCACGTTCCGAACGCGCGTCCGAAAGGCTGATGTCTCCGTAGTCTCCAATCTTGAACCAGTACGTCTTCCCCTCTATGGTGTAGACATAATAGAAGACCTTCCGACCGCCAGGGTATACCCGGACCTTGAAGCCGCCAGGCTCCCCGTAATCCTTAGATCCGGTGACAGAAGAGGGTAAACTATCGAGCTTTTTGACCGTAAAACGCATGATTCACCTCCCACAGTAAGGCTTTCAGCACGTTTTTAGCAGCTTTTTAGCAGCTTTTAGCAGACTTTTAGCAGAGCAAATCGGCTTGTAGCCCGCATAAACACTAGTTTTTAGCAGA
Above is a window of bacterium DNA encoding:
- a CDS encoding tyrosine-type recombinase/integrase produces the protein MRFTVKKLDSLPSSVTGSKDYGEPGGFKVRVYPGGRKVFYYVYTIEGKTYWFKIGDYGDISLSDARSERDDLSAQVARAKLGKCLHPVAAREAQKVKKRGEPTLADLAGEYMTRWAKVHKKTWMEDERILGKDVLPRWGKRLAKDITRRDVRLLLEDIGERGPVMSNRTLALLSRMFRFGLERDAIPADPTQLIKRIYKEKSKERYLTSDEVKIFWRELEETPRISEQVKDCLRLILLTGQRSGEVVGMRREEIDGDWWNIPGDRTKSGRPHRVYLIDPALQVVNSQKKGVPFVFPSPVQEEDKPLQHLTTRSLSRALIRADNLSLDKFAPHDLRRTLATGLAELGVSNYTIGQILNHSERTVTHIYDRYGHDKEKREALLKWSRHLKTLITGKAPEKVVKLK